One segment of Tepidimicrobium xylanilyticum DNA contains the following:
- a CDS encoding ECF transporter S component has translation MRFRTNDLVTAAVLLAIGIILPMVIHISGINGAVFLPMHIPVLVSGLILGSSLGLIVGIISPILNHTLTGMPPIPTLWIMLVELAVYGLISGYLYRRIKMALLPALISSMVLGRIAAALTVLVLGSAFSLPMPPLDIYIKGITITALPGIIIQILLIPPIVKAYERNR, from the coding sequence ATGAGATTCAGAACTAATGATTTAGTGACAGCTGCTGTGCTACTAGCAATTGGCATTATACTTCCTATGGTAATACATATATCTGGTATTAATGGAGCTGTATTTCTCCCCATGCATATACCAGTATTAGTATCCGGACTAATATTAGGTTCTTCATTAGGACTTATTGTAGGAATTATATCGCCTATACTTAATCATACTCTAACTGGTATGCCACCAATTCCAACTCTTTGGATTATGTTGGTAGAACTAGCAGTTTATGGCCTAATATCTGGCTATCTTTATAGGAGAATTAAAATGGCCTTACTACCTGCTTTAATCTCTAGCATGGTTCTAGGTCGAATTGCTGCAGCACTAACAGTTTTAGTTTTGGGAAGTGCTTTTTCCCTTCCAATGCCTCCTTTAGATATATATATTAAAGGAATTACTATTACAGCTTTACCCGGTATTATAATCCAAATTCTACTAATACCGCCAATAGTGAAGGCTTATGAAAGGAATCGATAA